The Posidoniimonas polymericola genome has a segment encoding these proteins:
- a CDS encoding putative toxin-antitoxin system toxin component, PIN family translates to MSAPRVVFDCNVYFQALIGPTGPAGSCLDAGGEGTVSLYISQYILNELRDVCLRPKIAHKFGITVQRLDYFCDGVRRCATFLPEPLEVFLLQRDPKDEHYINLAIAASASLVVSRDRDLLALADPWDPVGQAFQASYPTIEVVTPVELLARLAAG, encoded by the coding sequence ATGTCAGCCCCGCGCGTCGTCTTCGACTGCAACGTCTACTTCCAGGCGCTGATCGGACCCACGGGGCCGGCGGGTTCGTGCCTAGACGCTGGGGGTGAAGGAACGGTCAGCCTCTACATATCGCAGTACATCCTGAACGAACTCAGGGACGTGTGTCTGCGGCCCAAGATCGCCCACAAATTCGGAATCACAGTCCAACGCCTCGACTATTTCTGTGATGGAGTTCGGCGGTGCGCTACGTTCTTGCCGGAGCCTCTCGAAGTCTTCTTACTCCAGCGCGATCCTAAGGACGAGCACTATATCAACCTCGCCATCGCGGCTTCTGCCAGCCTGGTGGTGAGCCGCGATCGCGACCTGCTCGCCCTGGCGGATCCGTGGGACCCTGTCGGCCAGGCCTTCCAGGCGTCCTACCCCACGATCGAGGTCGTCACGCCGGTCGAGCTGCTCGCGCGGCTGGCCGCGGGCTGA
- the rpsG gene encoding 30S ribosomal protein S7, translating to MARITASRKQLKPDPVHGSLLASKFVNCLMNDGKKSTALRIFYDALDVIKERVPDVEPIEVFTQAVENVKPAIEVRSKRVGGAAYQVPMQVNRTRQQSLAIRWLLMAIREKKGRPTHLKLADELVNAYNREGVAMTRRENVHRMADANKAFAHFAW from the coding sequence ATGGCCCGTATTACCGCAAGTCGCAAGCAGCTCAAGCCGGACCCCGTGCACGGCTCGCTCCTCGCCAGTAAGTTTGTCAATTGCCTGATGAACGACGGCAAGAAGAGCACCGCGCTGCGGATCTTCTACGACGCCCTGGACGTGATCAAGGAGCGGGTGCCGGACGTCGAGCCGATCGAGGTCTTCACCCAGGCGGTGGAGAACGTGAAGCCGGCCATTGAGGTCCGCTCGAAGCGCGTCGGCGGCGCCGCCTACCAGGTGCCGATGCAGGTCAACCGCACGCGTCAGCAGTCGCTGGCGATCCGCTGGCTGCTGATGGCGATCCGCGAGAAGAAGGGCCGTCCGACCCACCTCAAGCTGGCCGACGAGCTGGTCAACGCCTACAACCGCGAGGGCGTCGCCATGACCCGCCGCGAGAACGTCCACCGCATGGCCGACGCCAACAAGGCGTTCGCGCACTTCGCTTGGTAG
- the rpsL gene encoding 30S ribosomal protein S12 has protein sequence MPTINQLVRKNRKKKRQFSKSPVLNKCPQKRGVCLQVRTMTPKKPNSALRKITRVRLSNGKEVTVYIPGEGHTLQEHSIVLVRGGRVRDLPGVRYQVVRGALDTLGVSDRKQSRSRYGAKRDGGAKKKK, from the coding sequence ATGCCCACAATCAATCAACTCGTCCGCAAAAACCGCAAGAAGAAGCGGCAGTTCAGCAAGTCGCCGGTTCTGAACAAGTGCCCCCAGAAGCGGGGTGTTTGTCTGCAGGTCCGGACCATGACGCCCAAGAAGCCGAACTCTGCCCTGCGGAAGATTACCCGTGTCCGCCTGTCCAACGGCAAGGAAGTTACGGTGTACATCCCGGGCGAGGGCCACACGCTGCAGGAGCACAGCATCGTGCTGGTCCGCGGCGGCCGTGTCCGCGACCTGCCGGGCGTGCGTTACCAGGTGGTGCGTGGCGCGCTCGACACGCTCGGCGTGTCGGACCGCAAGCAGTCCCGCAGCCGCTACGGCGCCAAGCGTGACGGCGGCGCCAAGAAGAAGAAGTAA
- the rpoC gene encoding DNA-directed RNA polymerase subunit beta' produces MSLLETSNYDRINDYASVKISLARPHDIRSWSFGEVKKPETINYRTYRPEKDGLFCERIFGPEKDWECSCGKYRGMKYKGMICDRCGVKVTHSRVRRKRMGHIELAAPVVHIWFFKAMPSRLGSLLAMKTTSLEKVIYFQDYVVTNPGDTGLKPQQMLSEEEYRQAREQFGEGTFEADMGADAIRKLLGALDLVQLSEDLRIDLRDTGSKQKAKDLINRLKTVESIRDSDNKPEWMVLDVIPVIPPDLRPLVLLDSGNFATSDLNDLYRRIINRNNRLKKLVDLNAPEVIIRNEKRMLQQSVDALFDNNRCKRPVLGSSNRPLKSLTDMIKGKQGRFRENLLGKRVDYSARSVIVVGPKLNLHQCGLPKKIALELYQPFIIRRLKELGHADTIKSAKKMLERKDEEVWDILEEVITNHPVLLNRAPTLHRMGIQAFEPTLVEGNAINLHPLVCKGFNADFDGDQMAVHLPLSIEAQVEAHTLMMSTHNIFSPANGAPIISPSQDVVMGSYYLTMNVPDAPGDGMMFSSFQEVEMAHGMGKVHTHAKIKLRLRPGRCLREEMDDPSKAGRVIDTTAGRVFFNEMLPDGMPYYNEPMRSGALSKVISDCYEFLGRSRTIQLLDDMNKTGFRHSTLSGLSFATDDLVTPDSKFKILAAAEKKVLQTNKHYQRGVITEGERYAKVLDEWTHAREQITQEMMEALEADYRGNQYVNPIYLMAHSGARGGVEQMRQLGGMRGLMAKPSGKIIETPIKANFREGLTVLEYFSSTHGARKGLADTALKTADSGYLTRKLADVAQNVVVTMDDCRTTQSITKGIIYRGEKVEVGLADSIRGRVSRSNIVNPITDEVIVEENGLITAEVARKIEQLGIEKLQVRSPMTCDAPLGICRKCYGQDMSTGAMVEEGMAVGIIAAQSIGEPGTQLTMRTFHIGGVAQGGVETSDTKARKGGIVKYAKLNAVKNTEGEVIALGRSGEISLVDEKGREIEKYEVPMGAKVMLNENDVAKAGAVLCEWDPHSIPILAETGGKIRFEDLVEGETMRSEKEASGHTRFVIMEHKGDLHPQVVVEDPADGKILDFYYMPEKAHLEVKAGEIITPGALIAKTPREAAGTQDITGGLPRVTEIFEARKPKDPAVIAEIDGTVDILQEKKRGKRAIIVRSESGIEHEHLVTHNKHLRVHAGDIVKAGDSLVDGPLVPHDILRVSGEEAVQEYLTREIQNVYRSQRVEINDKHIEIIVSQMLRKVKIESPGDTNLLPGAVVDKYDFRIANEQLDRCLKISDKGDSEYAEDAIVPKDVLEQTNAQIESLGGEIAKGKKPSKATSTTQLLGITKASVQSHSFLSAASFQETTKVLTEAALAGKADHLIGLKENVLLGHLIPAGTGFSSIQESEVRIRPEALEALAAQTASVLDRSFPLLESGNDQVGGEAAPAAPAAEPAPTSLDVLLGNDGGASNADGGNPDEETAG; encoded by the coding sequence ATGAGCCTGCTCGAAACTTCCAACTACGACCGCATCAACGACTACGCGTCGGTCAAGATCAGCCTGGCGCGCCCGCACGACATCCGCAGCTGGTCGTTCGGCGAGGTCAAGAAGCCGGAGACCATCAACTACCGGACGTACCGCCCGGAAAAAGACGGCCTCTTTTGCGAGCGGATCTTCGGCCCGGAAAAGGACTGGGAGTGCTCCTGCGGCAAGTACCGCGGGATGAAGTACAAGGGCATGATCTGCGACCGCTGCGGCGTGAAGGTCACGCACAGCCGCGTCCGCCGCAAGCGGATGGGCCACATCGAGCTGGCCGCGCCGGTCGTGCACATCTGGTTCTTCAAGGCGATGCCGAGCCGCCTCGGCAGCCTGCTGGCGATGAAGACCACCAGCCTGGAAAAGGTGATCTACTTCCAGGACTACGTGGTCACCAACCCGGGCGACACCGGCCTTAAGCCTCAGCAGATGCTGAGCGAAGAAGAGTACCGCCAGGCCCGCGAGCAGTTCGGCGAAGGCACGTTCGAGGCCGACATGGGCGCGGACGCCATCCGCAAGCTGCTCGGCGCGCTCGACCTGGTGCAGCTGTCCGAGGACCTGCGCATCGATCTCCGGGACACCGGCAGCAAGCAGAAGGCCAAGGACCTGATCAACCGTCTCAAGACGGTCGAGTCGATCCGCGACTCGGACAACAAGCCGGAGTGGATGGTGCTGGACGTGATCCCGGTGATCCCGCCCGACCTGCGTCCGCTGGTGCTGCTGGACAGCGGCAACTTCGCCACGAGCGACCTGAACGACCTGTACCGCCGCATCATCAACCGCAACAACCGGCTGAAGAAGCTGGTCGACCTCAACGCGCCGGAAGTGATCATCCGCAACGAGAAGCGGATGCTGCAGCAGTCGGTCGACGCGTTGTTCGACAACAACCGCTGCAAGCGGCCGGTGCTCGGCTCGTCCAACCGCCCGCTGAAGTCGCTGACCGACATGATCAAGGGCAAGCAGGGCCGGTTCCGTGAGAACCTGCTCGGCAAGCGTGTCGACTATTCGGCGCGGAGCGTGATCGTGGTCGGCCCGAAACTGAACCTGCACCAGTGCGGCCTGCCCAAGAAGATCGCGCTGGAGCTGTACCAGCCGTTCATCATCCGCCGGCTCAAGGAGCTGGGGCACGCGGACACGATCAAGTCCGCCAAGAAGATGCTCGAGCGCAAGGACGAAGAGGTCTGGGACATCCTCGAAGAGGTGATCACCAACCACCCGGTGCTGCTCAACCGGGCGCCGACGCTGCACCGCATGGGCATCCAGGCGTTCGAGCCGACGCTGGTCGAGGGCAACGCCATCAACCTGCACCCGCTGGTGTGCAAGGGCTTCAACGCTGACTTTGACGGCGACCAGATGGCGGTCCACCTGCCGCTGTCGATCGAGGCCCAGGTCGAGGCCCACACGCTGATGATGTCGACGCACAACATCTTCAGCCCGGCCAACGGCGCCCCGATTATCAGCCCGTCGCAGGACGTGGTGATGGGGAGCTACTACCTCACCATGAATGTGCCCGACGCCCCCGGCGACGGCATGATGTTCTCGTCCTTCCAGGAGGTCGAGATGGCGCACGGGATGGGCAAGGTCCACACCCACGCCAAGATCAAGCTGCGTCTGCGTCCGGGCCGCTGCCTGCGTGAGGAGATGGACGACCCGTCCAAGGCGGGCCGCGTGATCGACACCACCGCCGGCCGCGTCTTCTTCAACGAGATGCTGCCCGACGGCATGCCGTACTACAACGAGCCGATGCGATCGGGCGCGTTGTCCAAGGTGATCAGCGACTGCTACGAGTTCCTCGGGCGGTCCCGCACGATCCAGCTGCTGGACGACATGAACAAGACCGGCTTCCGTCACTCGACGCTCAGCGGCCTGTCGTTCGCCACGGACGACCTCGTTACGCCGGACAGCAAGTTCAAGATCCTGGCGGCGGCCGAGAAGAAGGTGCTGCAGACCAACAAGCACTACCAGCGTGGTGTGATCACCGAGGGCGAGCGTTACGCAAAGGTCCTCGACGAGTGGACCCACGCCCGTGAGCAGATCACGCAGGAGATGATGGAGGCCCTGGAGGCCGACTACCGCGGCAACCAGTACGTCAACCCGATCTACCTGATGGCGCACTCCGGCGCCCGAGGTGGCGTGGAGCAGATGCGTCAGCTCGGCGGCATGCGTGGCCTGATGGCCAAGCCGTCCGGCAAGATCATCGAGACGCCGATCAAGGCCAACTTCCGCGAAGGCCTGACGGTGCTCGAGTACTTCTCCAGCACGCACGGCGCCCGGAAGGGTCTGGCCGACACCGCGCTCAAGACGGCCGACTCCGGTTACCTGACGCGTAAGCTGGCCGACGTGGCGCAGAACGTGGTCGTCACGATGGACGACTGCCGCACCACGCAGAGCATCACCAAGGGGATCATCTACCGCGGCGAGAAGGTGGAGGTCGGCCTGGCCGACAGCATCCGCGGCCGCGTCAGCCGGTCGAACATCGTCAACCCGATCACCGACGAGGTGATCGTGGAGGAGAACGGCCTGATCACCGCCGAGGTCGCCCGCAAGATCGAGCAGCTCGGCATCGAGAAGCTGCAGGTCCGCAGCCCGATGACCTGCGACGCGCCGCTCGGCATCTGCCGCAAGTGCTACGGCCAGGACATGTCGACCGGCGCCATGGTCGAAGAGGGCATGGCGGTCGGCATCATCGCCGCCCAATCGATCGGCGAGCCGGGCACGCAGCTCACGATGCGGACCTTCCACATCGGCGGCGTGGCCCAGGGCGGCGTCGAGACCTCCGACACCAAGGCGCGCAAGGGCGGCATCGTCAAGTACGCCAAGCTCAACGCCGTGAAGAACACCGAGGGCGAGGTCATCGCCCTGGGGCGCAGCGGCGAGATCTCGCTGGTCGACGAGAAGGGCCGCGAGATCGAGAAGTACGAGGTGCCGATGGGCGCCAAGGTCATGCTCAACGAGAACGACGTCGCGAAGGCCGGCGCCGTGCTCTGCGAGTGGGACCCGCACTCCATCCCGATCCTCGCGGAGACCGGCGGCAAGATCCGCTTCGAGGACCTCGTCGAGGGCGAGACCATGCGGAGCGAGAAGGAGGCCTCCGGCCACACCCGCTTCGTCATTATGGAGCACAAGGGCGACCTGCACCCGCAGGTCGTGGTCGAGGACCCCGCCGACGGCAAGATCCTGGACTTCTACTACATGCCGGAGAAGGCCCACCTCGAGGTCAAGGCCGGCGAGATCATCACCCCCGGCGCCCTGATCGCCAAGACGCCCCGCGAGGCGGCCGGCACCCAGGACATCACCGGTGGTCTGCCCCGCGTCACGGAGATCTTCGAGGCCCGCAAGCCAAAGGACCCGGCCGTTATCGCCGAGATCGACGGCACGGTCGACATCCTCCAAGAGAAGAAGCGCGGCAAGCGGGCGATCATCGTCCGCAGCGAGAGCGGCATCGAGCACGAGCACCTGGTCACCCACAACAAGCACCTCCGGGTGCACGCGGGCGACATCGTCAAGGCGGGCGACTCGCTGGTCGACGGGCCGCTGGTGCCGCACGACATCCTGCGGGTGTCGGGCGAGGAGGCGGTGCAGGAGTACCTGACCCGCGAGATCCAGAACGTCTACCGCAGCCAGCGCGTCGAGATCAACGACAAGCACATCGAGATCATCGTCAGCCAGATGCTCCGCAAGGTGAAGATCGAGTCGCCCGGCGACACCAACCTGCTGCCCGGCGCCGTGGTCGACAAGTACGACTTCCGCATCGCGAACGAGCAGCTCGACCGGTGTCTGAAGATCTCCGACAAGGGCGACAGCGAGTACGCCGAGGACGCGATCGTGCCGAAGGACGTGCTCGAGCAGACCAACGCCCAGATCGAGTCGCTGGGCGGCGAGATCGCCAAGGGCAAGAAGCCCAGCAAGGCGACCTCCACCACCCAGCTGCTGGGCATCACCAAGGCGTCGGTCCAGAGCCACAGCTTCTTGTCGGCGGCCTCGTTCCAAGAGACCACCAAGGTCCTCACCGAGGCGGCCCTGGCCGGCAAGGCGGACCACCTGATCGGCCTGAAGGAGAACGTGCTGCTGGGTCACCTGATCCCGGCCGGCACCGGATTCAGCTCGATTCAAGAGTCGGAAGTGCGGATTCGGCCCGAGGCCCTCGAGGCCCTGGCGGCCCAGACCGCCAGCGTGCTGGACCGTTCGTTCCCGCTGCTCGAGTCGGGTAACGACCAGGTCGGCGGCGAGGCCGCCCCGGCGGCCCCGGCAGCGGAGCCGGCCCCTACCAGCCTGGACGTCCTGCTCGGCAATGACGGCGGAGCCAGTAACGCCGATGGCGGCAATCCCGACGAGGAAACGGCCGGCTAA
- the rpoB gene encoding DNA-directed RNA polymerase subunit beta gives MAVTAQRRLDTPDIRHFGSIRESYEIPDLTEIQTASYARFLQYAPGVSQQKRKDEGLEAVLREIFPIESYDKSISLSYVRYELGKPRYEPDECRQLRLTYGRPFRVWLRLNRDEPIEEEVYLGDLPVMMGGGEFIINGAERVVVSQLHRSPGIDFVSEIEAGDRKVYSCRVIPERGSWIEINTTKKDSITVRIDQSGKFSVVTLLRAMGPEFGLDSDIIKAFYDTTKQKIVDGRSAAKIEGKMAVEDIVYPVGSDRAGEIILETGQRITKNIAETICTSGVKSVVVMDPPKTMHLMNAIIDDQTSSHEEALLRIYQRLRPGNPPQLEKARTLFHEKFFDTNRYRLGRVGRFRINRKLNLDVPEEEMILRAEDLINSVDYMLKLSASDDSAYVDDIDHLGNRRLRTIDELAADELRKGFLKLRRTVQERMSLKDAEDMTPRSLVNPKSISAAIEYFFGRGELSQVVDQTNPLSMLTHERRLSALGPGGLNRKRAGFEVRDVHISHYGRICPIETPEGTNIGLISSLAMYASVDDYGFLITPYRVVKNGKLMDEVIWLRADQESDAYVASADSPVENGKITGDTIVARYRSDFVLVPVDKIEYIDVAPSQMIGVSAGLIPFLEHDDANRALMGSNMQRQAVPLLVAEPPVVGTGLEVDVARHSGMLVRAGHKGTVTYVDATRIEIGPEVHHLRKFVGLNERTCQNQKPIVKPGDKVEKGQVIADGAATFQGELALGRNVLVAFMSFEGYNFEDAIIISEELVKKDTYTSIHIEEFDVEIRETKLGREEFTRDIPNVSEKMLRNLDESGIVRIGTFVSPGDILVGKVSPKSKTELTPEEKLLHAIFGRAGEDVKNDSLEVPSGVEGIVIDTQKFSRRMSLSEDERKDFERQLKSAEKEGNEAIAAAFTAMVTEIEETLQKKLTDDDGNSVVHDQDASFVAEKAASFRLETLDIRSPDRQKAVEKTYKTLWPNVEEAIDTRDRRLNSMKRGDELRSGVLQMVKVYIATKRVISVGDKMAGRHGNKGVISKIMPEQDMPFLSDGTPVQIMLNPLGVPSRMNVGQILETHLGWAGSKLGFRARTPVFDGATEEQINDCLEEAGLPRSGKARLIDGRSGEPFEQDTTVGFIYMLKLHHLVDDKVHARSTGPYSLITQQPLGGKARFGGQRFGEMEVWALEAYGAAYILQELLTVKSDDVEGRTKIYESMVKGENTLEAGTPASFDVLTNEIRGLGLNMQLEKRRI, from the coding sequence ATGGCTGTCACCGCCCAACGTCGTCTCGATACCCCGGACATCCGTCACTTCGGCAGCATCCGCGAATCTTACGAGATTCCGGACCTGACGGAGATCCAAACCGCCAGCTACGCGCGGTTCCTCCAGTACGCGCCGGGCGTCTCGCAGCAGAAGCGCAAGGACGAGGGTCTCGAGGCGGTGCTGCGCGAGATCTTCCCGATCGAGAGCTACGACAAGTCCATCAGCTTGAGCTACGTCCGCTACGAGTTGGGCAAGCCGCGCTACGAGCCGGACGAGTGCCGCCAGCTGCGGCTGACCTACGGCCGCCCGTTCCGCGTCTGGCTTCGCCTGAACCGCGACGAGCCGATCGAGGAAGAGGTCTACCTCGGCGACCTGCCTGTCATGATGGGCGGCGGCGAGTTCATCATCAACGGCGCCGAGCGCGTCGTGGTGAGTCAGCTGCACCGCAGCCCCGGCATCGACTTCGTCTCGGAGATCGAGGCCGGCGACCGCAAGGTCTACAGCTGCCGGGTGATCCCGGAGCGTGGCAGCTGGATCGAGATCAACACCACCAAGAAGGACTCGATCACCGTCCGGATCGACCAGAGCGGCAAGTTCAGCGTCGTGACGCTGCTGCGGGCGATGGGTCCGGAGTTCGGCCTCGACTCGGACATCATCAAGGCGTTCTACGACACCACCAAGCAGAAGATCGTCGACGGCCGCAGCGCCGCCAAGATCGAGGGCAAGATGGCGGTCGAGGACATCGTCTACCCGGTCGGCAGCGACCGGGCGGGCGAGATCATCCTCGAGACCGGCCAGCGGATCACCAAGAACATCGCCGAGACGATCTGCACCTCCGGCGTGAAGAGCGTCGTGGTGATGGACCCGCCGAAGACGATGCACCTCATGAACGCCATCATCGACGACCAGACGTCGAGCCATGAGGAGGCCCTGCTCCGCATCTACCAGCGGCTCCGCCCCGGCAACCCGCCGCAGCTGGAGAAGGCCCGCACGCTGTTCCACGAGAAGTTCTTCGACACCAACCGCTACCGGCTGGGCCGCGTCGGACGCTTCCGCATCAACCGCAAGCTGAACCTCGACGTTCCCGAGGAGGAGATGATCCTCCGGGCCGAGGACCTGATCAACTCGGTCGACTACATGCTGAAGCTGTCGGCCAGCGACGACTCGGCCTACGTGGACGACATCGACCACCTCGGCAACCGGCGTCTGCGGACGATCGACGAGCTGGCCGCCGACGAGCTGCGGAAGGGCTTCCTGAAGCTCCGGCGCACCGTGCAGGAGCGGATGAGCCTAAAGGACGCGGAGGACATGACCCCCCGCAGCCTGGTCAACCCGAAGAGCATCTCGGCGGCGATCGAGTACTTCTTTGGCCGCGGCGAGCTGTCGCAGGTTGTCGACCAGACCAACCCGCTGTCGATGCTGACGCACGAGCGGCGGCTGTCGGCCCTCGGCCCGGGCGGTCTTAACCGCAAGCGCGCCGGCTTCGAGGTGCGTGACGTGCACATCTCGCACTACGGCCGCATCTGCCCGATCGAGACGCCGGAAGGCACGAACATCGGCCTGATCTCCAGCCTGGCGATGTACGCCAGCGTGGACGACTACGGCTTCTTGATCACGCCGTACCGGGTGGTCAAGAACGGCAAGCTGATGGACGAGGTCATCTGGCTGCGTGCCGACCAGGAGAGCGACGCGTACGTCGCGTCGGCGGACTCGCCGGTCGAGAACGGCAAGATCACCGGCGACACGATCGTGGCCCGGTACCGCAGCGACTTCGTGCTGGTCCCGGTCGACAAGATCGAGTACATCGACGTCGCGCCGAGCCAGATGATTGGCGTGTCGGCGGGTCTGATCCCGTTCCTCGAGCACGACGACGCCAACCGCGCGCTGATGGGATCCAACATGCAGCGTCAGGCGGTCCCGCTGCTGGTGGCCGAGCCGCCGGTTGTCGGCACCGGCCTGGAGGTCGACGTCGCGCGGCACTCCGGCATGCTGGTCCGCGCCGGACACAAGGGCACGGTGACCTATGTCGACGCCACTCGCATCGAGATCGGCCCGGAGGTGCACCACCTGCGGAAGTTTGTCGGCCTGAACGAGCGGACCTGCCAGAACCAGAAGCCAATCGTGAAGCCGGGCGACAAGGTCGAGAAGGGCCAGGTGATCGCCGACGGCGCCGCGACCTTCCAGGGCGAGCTGGCCCTGGGCCGCAACGTGCTGGTCGCGTTCATGTCGTTCGAGGGCTACAACTTCGAGGACGCCATCATCATCAGCGAGGAGCTGGTGAAGAAGGACACGTACACGTCGATCCACATCGAGGAGTTCGACGTCGAGATCCGCGAGACCAAGCTCGGCCGCGAGGAGTTCACCCGCGACATCCCGAATGTCAGCGAGAAGATGCTCCGCAACCTGGACGAGTCGGGCATCGTGCGGATCGGCACGTTCGTCTCGCCCGGCGACATCCTGGTGGGCAAGGTCTCGCCGAAGTCGAAGACCGAGCTGACCCCGGAAGAGAAGCTGCTGCACGCCATCTTCGGCCGCGCCGGCGAGGACGTGAAGAACGACTCGCTGGAGGTCCCCTCGGGGGTCGAGGGCATCGTGATCGACACGCAGAAGTTCTCCCGCCGGATGAGCCTGTCGGAAGATGAGCGCAAGGACTTCGAGCGTCAGCTCAAGTCGGCCGAGAAGGAGGGCAACGAGGCGATCGCCGCCGCGTTCACCGCCATGGTGACCGAGATCGAGGAGACCCTGCAGAAGAAGCTGACCGACGACGACGGCAACTCCGTGGTCCACGACCAGGACGCGTCGTTCGTGGCGGAGAAGGCGGCCTCGTTCCGTCTAGAGACCCTCGACATCCGCAGCCCGGACCGCCAGAAAGCGGTCGAGAAGACCTACAAGACCCTGTGGCCGAACGTCGAGGAGGCGATCGACACCCGCGACCGCAGGCTCAACAGCATGAAGCGGGGCGACGAGCTCCGCAGCGGCGTGCTGCAGATGGTGAAGGTCTACATCGCCACCAAGCGGGTGATCAGCGTCGGCGACAAGATGGCCGGCCGCCACGGCAACAAGGGTGTGATCTCGAAGATCATGCCCGAACAGGACATGCCGTTCCTGTCGGACGGCACGCCGGTGCAGATCATGCTGAACCCGCTCGGCGTGCCGAGCCGCATGAACGTGGGGCAGATCCTCGAGACGCACCTCGGCTGGGCCGGCTCGAAGCTCGGCTTCCGGGCCCGCACGCCGGTGTTCGACGGCGCCACCGAAGAGCAGATCAACGACTGCCTGGAGGAGGCCGGCCTGCCCCGCAGCGGCAAGGCGCGGCTGATCGACGGCCGCTCCGGCGAGCCGTTCGAGCAGGACACCACAGTGGGCTTCATCTACATGCTGAAGCTCCACCACCTGGTGGACGACAAGGTGCACGCCCGCAGCACCGGGCCGTACTCGCTGATCACGCAGCAGCCGCTGGGCGGCAAAGCGAGGTTCGGCGGTCAGCGGTTCGGCGAGATGGAAGTGTGGGCCCTGGAGGCGTACGGCGCCGCGTATATCCTGCAGGAGCTCTTGACCGTCAAGAGCGACGACGTCGAGGGGCGCACGAAGATCTACGAGTCGATGGTCAAGGGCGAGAACACGCTCGAGGCCGGCACCCCCGCGAGTTTCGACGTGTTGACGAACGAAATCCGAGGACTTGGTTTGAACATGCAGCTGGAGAAGCGACGGATCTAG
- the rplL gene encoding 50S ribosomal protein L7/L12 yields the protein MSEEAAVLEYSDATKEMGDKIVGLTLKEAKELSDYLKNEHGIEPAAGGGAVMMAGPAGDGGGAAAAEEQTEFDVVMESFGDKKIGVIKVVRGITGLGLKEAKDLVEGVPSKVKEGCSKEDAEKIKAELEEAGATAVIK from the coding sequence ATGAGTGAAGAAGCAGCAGTGTTGGAGTACTCGGACGCCACCAAGGAAATGGGCGACAAGATTGTCGGCCTGACCCTCAAGGAGGCCAAGGAACTCAGCGATTACCTGAAGAATGAGCACGGCATCGAGCCGGCCGCTGGTGGCGGCGCGGTGATGATGGCAGGCCCCGCCGGCGACGGTGGCGGCGCGGCGGCTGCCGAAGAGCAGACCGAGTTCGACGTCGTGATGGAGAGCTTCGGCGACAAGAAGATCGGCGTGATCAAGGTCGTCCGTGGCATCACCGGCCTGGGTCTGAAGGAAGCCAAGGACCTGGTCGAAGGCGTTCCGAGCAAGGTCAAGGAAGGCTGCTCGAAGGAAGACGCCGAGAAGATCAAGGCCGAGCTGGAAGAAGCTGGCGCAACCGCGGTTATCAAGTAG
- the rplJ gene encoding 50S ribosomal protein L10, with amino-acid sequence MSKYVKQLMTDELKSRWDGVNDALLVDVSKLEANDAVVLRRRLREKNISLMVVKNSLARRASEGTTLAPAFEGAEGTMAVAWGGEDIVSLAKEIVAVKKDKAFEEFEARGGVMDGAKLSADDVTAVSKWPSRGEQLSILMGQILGPGMTLNAQLLGPGASLGSQIKQKGEGDEE; translated from the coding sequence ATGAGTAAGTACGTCAAACAACTGATGACCGACGAGCTGAAAAGCCGTTGGGACGGCGTCAACGACGCCCTGCTGGTGGATGTCAGCAAGCTGGAAGCGAACGACGCCGTCGTGCTCCGCCGCCGGCTGCGTGAGAAGAACATCAGCCTGATGGTGGTGAAGAACAGCCTGGCCCGCCGCGCCAGCGAGGGCACCACCCTCGCGCCGGCGTTCGAGGGCGCCGAGGGCACGATGGCGGTCGCCTGGGGCGGCGAGGATATTGTCTCGCTAGCCAAAGAGATCGTCGCGGTCAAGAAGGACAAGGCTTTCGAGGAGTTCGAGGCGCGCGGCGGCGTGATGGACGGCGCCAAGCTCTCGGCCGACGACGTCACGGCGGTCAGCAAGTGGCCCAGCCGTGGCGAGCAGCTCAGCATCCTGATGGGCCAGATCCTCGGCCCGGGCATGACGCTCAACGCTCAGCTGCTTGGTCCTGGCGCCTCGCTAGGCAGCCAGATTAAGCAGAAGGGCGAGGGCGACGAAGAGTAG